A single region of the Kwoniella botswanensis chromosome 1, complete sequence genome encodes:
- a CDS encoding GMP synthase [glutamine-hydrolyzing], protein MSSTTAATSAEEIHSLYDTILILDFGSQYSHLITRRCRELNVYCEMLPCTQKINELSWKPAGVILSGSPYSVYAPDAPHVDPAVFELGVPILGICYGLQEIARTHGGNVDAHTHREYGYAKIKVEKTGNKQQDALFEGIEMEEDGGLQVWMSHGDQLTSLPPDFSVVASTPTSPWTAIAHNSKPVYGVQFHPEVSHSPKGKEVIGAFVKNVCGIKGGWSMDSFIPKEIARIRQICGEKGQVIGAVSGGVDSTVAAKLMHEAIGDRFHAIMVDNGVLRKDEAAKVHKMLTVDLGVNLTVVDASELFLSRLKGVEDPEKKRKIIGNTFIEVFEEEAAKIEAAAEKEVEEKGGDAKGKIEWLLQGTLYPDVIESISFKGPSATIKTHHNVGGLLEDMKLKLIEPLRELFKDEVRALGRLLNIPAHLVGRHPFPGPGLAIRILGEVTREQIKILQHADDIYIEEVRAAGLYDQISQAFVALLPVKAVGVAGDARTYDQVVALRAVSTEDFMTADWFVFPPQVLKKISSRITNEVKGVNRVVYDITSKPPGT, encoded by the exons atgtCTTCCACTACCGCTGCTACCTCCGCTGAGGAGATTCACAGCCTGTACGataccatcctcatcctcgatttTGGATCTCAG TACTCTCACTTGATCACTCGAAGATGTCGTGAATTAAAT GTGTACTGTGAAATGTTGCCTTGTACGCAGAAGATCAACGAGTTGAGCTGGAAACCTGCAG GTGTGATACTCTCCGGTTCCCCTTACTCAGTCTACGCTCCCGATGCCCCTCACGTCGACCCCGCAGTATTCGAACTCGGCGTACCCATCCTCGGTATCTGTTATGGACTCCAGGAGATTGCTCGAACCCACGGCGGAAATGTTGATGCGCACACTCATAGGGAGTACGGGTATGCCAAGATCAAAGTTGAGAAGACGGGCAACAAGCAGCAGGATGCGTTGTTTGAGGGTATTgaaatggaggaagatggagggCTGCAG GTGTGGATGTCCCACGGcgatcagctcacctcaCTCCCACCCGACTTCTCCGTCGTAGCTTCCACCCCAACTTCACCTTGGACAGCTATTGCCCACAACTCCAAACCAGTCTACGGTGTCCAATTCCACCCTGAAGTATCTCACTCTCctaaaggaaaagaagtgATCGGTGCATTCGTCAAGAACGTCTGTGGTATCAAGGGAGGATGGTCGATGGACAGTTTTATCCCCAAGGAAATCGCTAGAATCAGACAGATTTGCGGTGAGAAGGGACAAGTGATTGGTGCTGTCTCTGGAGGTGTCGATTCGACGGTCGCGGCCAAGCTGATGCATGAGGCTATTGGTGatcg ATTCCACGCCATCATGGTTGACAACGGAGTCCTACGAAAAgacgaagctgccaaagTCCACAAGATGTTGACCGTTGACCTGGGAGTCAACTTGACTGTTGTCGACGCTTCCGAGTTATTCTTATCTCGATTGAAGGGTGTAGAAGACCCagagaaaaagaggaagattatTGGAAACACCTTCATCGAAGTGTTCGAGGAGGAAGCCGCCAAGAtcgaagctgctgctgagaaagaggtagaagagaaaggtggagATGCTAAAGGTAAAATCGAATGGTTGTTGCAAGGCACCCTCTACCCAGATGTTATCGAAAGTATATCGTTCAAAGGTCCTTCGGCCACTATCAAGACTCACCATAACGTCGGTGGATTGTTGGAGGACATGAAGTTGAAATTGATTGAACCCCTCAGAGAGTTgttcaaag ACGAAGTACGAGCGCTTGGTCGACTACTCAACATTCCCGCCCACTTGGTCGGCCGACACCCCTTCCCTGGACCTGGACTCGCCATCCGAATTTTAGGAGAAGTCACAAGGGAACAAATCAAGATCCTCCAACACGCCGATGATATTTACATCGAGGAAGTTCGAGCTGCAGGATTATACGATCAAATCTCCCAAGCTTTCGTTGCTCTATTGCCTGTCAAAGCCGTTGGTGTTGCCGGTGACGCGAGAACCTATGATCAGGTGGTAGCGCTCCGAGCGGTGTCTACTGAGGACTTCATGACTGCCGATTGGTTCGTCTTCCCTCCTCAggtattgaagaagatctcCTCGAGAATTACCAACGAG GTCAAGGGTGTTAACAGAGTTGTATACGATATAACCTCTAAGCCACCTGGAACGTGA